Proteins encoded by one window of Rhodococcus sp. OK302:
- a CDS encoding ATP-binding cassette domain-containing protein encodes MAPPLIELSGITKSYGPVKSLRGVDLRLAKGEVLGVVGDNGAGKSTLMKILAGAVQHDGGEMRVNGEPVRFSTPLDAQQKKIGIVYQDLALCDTLDVASNLFLGREPRKGPFLDRHAMHEKAAHILADLHVKVKSTYQEIGQLSGGQRQTVAIARAVSFRPDVLILDEPTAALAVAEVESVLKLITDVAAAGVGVILVTHRLQDLFRVCDRITVMYEGQSVDDVPIGDLNIESLVGLITRTPVTHRTSAAQGATA; translated from the coding sequence ATGGCACCTCCACTGATCGAGCTTTCGGGAATCACCAAGTCGTACGGACCGGTGAAGTCCCTTCGAGGAGTAGACCTTCGGCTGGCGAAGGGCGAAGTACTCGGAGTTGTCGGCGACAACGGCGCGGGCAAGTCCACCCTGATGAAGATCCTCGCGGGTGCCGTTCAACATGACGGCGGAGAAATGCGCGTCAACGGTGAACCCGTGCGCTTCTCGACGCCGCTCGACGCGCAGCAGAAGAAGATCGGAATCGTCTACCAGGACCTGGCGCTGTGCGACACTCTCGATGTCGCCAGCAATCTTTTCCTCGGTAGAGAACCGCGGAAAGGTCCCTTCCTCGACCGGCATGCCATGCACGAGAAGGCAGCTCACATTCTCGCCGACCTGCATGTCAAGGTGAAGTCGACCTATCAGGAGATCGGGCAGCTTTCCGGCGGACAGCGTCAAACTGTCGCGATTGCCCGTGCGGTGTCGTTCCGCCCGGACGTACTCATCCTCGACGAGCCCACCGCGGCGCTCGCTGTCGCCGAGGTCGAGTCGGTACTCAAGCTGATCACAGACGTGGCAGCGGCCGGGGTCGGTGTCATTCTCGTGACGCACCGCCTGCAGGATCTGTTCCGGGTATGTGACCGGATCACGGTCATGTACGAGGGACAGAGTGTCGACGACGTACCGATCGGCGATCTCAACATCGAGTCCCTCGTCGGGCTCATCACTCGAACACCGGTGACGCACCGGACATCGGCAGCACAGGGAGCTACGGCATGA
- a CDS encoding ABC transporter permease, with the protein MTTLEKAQAPVERKLAAKPSLWDSVNKPTLAMLAVTVAVATVFSVTTSSFLTFANISNLATQIAPVLIIAVAMTFVITAGQIDLSVGAIVAFVAAMSAELIQAGVDSSLVFVIAPVMGAAWGLINGWLAAYQGIPPFIVTLATMSVIRGIALYRTEGFSVPVPADTYFAKLGTAEFLGFSASAWIALVVVVIGAFALNRMRFGRYVTGIGSNVESVRRSGVNTRRVLMMTLVFTGLAAGIAGLLIAARLGSGSANSATGFELTVITAVVLGGTNLFGGRGTVIGTVIGAVLTGIIANGLTLLGVSPFLTPIITGVVLLLAIWINMRGHTLGALWRKLQSAPSGSARS; encoded by the coding sequence ATGACCACTCTCGAGAAGGCACAGGCGCCGGTCGAGCGAAAGCTTGCCGCAAAGCCGTCGTTGTGGGACAGCGTGAACAAACCGACGTTGGCGATGCTGGCGGTGACAGTTGCCGTTGCAACCGTATTCTCGGTAACTACGTCGTCCTTCCTGACTTTTGCTAACATTTCCAACCTGGCGACCCAAATTGCGCCTGTTCTGATCATTGCCGTCGCAATGACTTTCGTGATCACTGCCGGTCAGATCGACCTTTCGGTGGGCGCGATCGTGGCCTTCGTCGCGGCGATGAGTGCCGAACTGATCCAGGCCGGCGTAGATTCCTCCCTGGTTTTCGTCATCGCACCGGTGATGGGTGCGGCTTGGGGACTGATCAACGGTTGGCTTGCTGCTTACCAGGGCATTCCGCCTTTCATTGTCACACTCGCGACAATGTCCGTTATCCGAGGCATCGCGCTCTACCGGACCGAAGGGTTCTCGGTCCCGGTTCCAGCTGACACTTACTTTGCAAAGTTGGGAACCGCAGAGTTCCTCGGGTTCTCGGCGAGCGCCTGGATCGCTCTCGTTGTGGTGGTAATCGGAGCATTTGCGCTCAACCGCATGCGATTCGGGCGGTATGTCACCGGTATCGGATCGAACGTGGAGTCGGTGCGACGCTCGGGGGTCAACACTCGTCGAGTGTTGATGATGACGCTAGTGTTCACAGGGCTCGCCGCAGGCATCGCCGGATTGCTGATCGCGGCTAGGCTCGGCTCGGGCTCGGCGAACTCCGCCACTGGATTCGAACTCACCGTGATCACGGCTGTGGTGCTCGGCGGTACCAACCTATTCGGTGGGCGTGGCACGGTGATCGGTACGGTCATCGGTGCCGTACTGACAGGGATCATCGCCAATGGACTGACGCTGCTCGGTGTCAGCCCGTTCTTGACACCGATTATCACCGGAGTTGTTCTGCTACTCGCCATCTGGATCAACATGCGAGGACATACACTGGGTGCTCTGTGGCGGAAGCTGCAGTCGGCACCATCAGGGTCCGCGAGATCATGA